From a single Tetrapisispora phaffii CBS 4417 chromosome 15, complete genome genomic region:
- the TPHA0O00640 gene encoding SDR family oxidoreductase, whose translation MAVLVTGASGFIALHVINLLLSQNYKVIGTVRSQDKVDKIIKQFNNPNLSFELVTDITKLDAFDETLKKHSNEIDYVIHMASPLPDEGNTDFENHYLLPAVNGTKSVLSAIKKFAPKGVKHVVMTSSIVAMLNVNDDSAITTEKDWNPITWEQAKTSSFLCYFGSKTYSEKAAWDFLKENKDEVDFKFTTVNPVMVFGRQMFDEDVKDTLNVSCEYVNKILYLPPTEKLSQDYAMSYVHVDDVALAHVMAMREDRLDGERLLLSAGTYSDQLVANSINKQFPQVKGTIPAAIENCDKLMIRYDSIATQKQLGIEWKSFDVAVYDIAHQALKRLGKL comes from the coding sequence atggCTGTCTTAGTTACTGGTGCTTCAGGTTTCATTGCTTTACATGTAATTAACTTATTGCTATCGCAGAATTATAAAGTTATCGGAACAGTTAGATCGCAAGATAAAGTTGATAAGataattaaacaatttaataatcCAAATTTATCATTCGAACTTGTCACTGACATAACCAAACTAGATGCATTTGACGAAACGTTAAAGAAACATAGCAACGAAATCGACTATGTCATACATATGGCTTCTCCATTGCCTGACGAAGGCAACActgattttgaaaaccaTTACTTGTTACCAGCAGTCAATGGTACAAAAAGTGTATTAAGTGCTATTAAAAAGTTTGCTCCAAAAGGCGTCAAACATGTTGTGATGACATCATCTATTGTTGCAATGTTAAATGTCAACGACGACTCAGCAATCACGACAGAGAAAGATTGGAATCCAATAACATGGGAACAGGCAAAGACTAGTTCTTTTCTGTGCTACTTTGGATCGAAGACATATTCTGAAAAGGCTGCTTGGGATTTCTTAAAGGAAAACAAAGATGAGGttgatttcaaattcaCTACCGTGAATCCAGTTATGGTATTTGGAAGACAAATGTTTGACGAAGATGTTAAAGATACATTAAATGTTTCTTGTGAATAtgtcaataaaattttgtaCCTTCCACCAACTGAAAAACTGTCTCAAGACTATGCAATGAGTTACGTTCATGTTGATGATGTGGCTCTGGCACATGTTATGGCTATGCGGGAGGACAGACTTGATGGTGAAAGATTGTTATTGTCTGCAGGGACCTATAGTGACCAACTGGTTGCCAATTCGATTAACAAACAGTTCCCACAAGTGAAAGGTACAATTCCTGCagcaattgaaaattgtGACAAACTTATGATTCGTTATGATTCAATAGCAacacaaaaacaattaGGTATTGAATGGAAGAGTTTTGATGTCGCCGTTTATGATATTGCTCATCAAGCTTTAAAGAGACTAGGCAAGTTATGA
- the TPHA0O00660 gene encoding gag protein (Ty like retrotransposon), whose protein sequence is MLSDFEKRFRKYTDPNKVLNSINQLSEARLGIEKLNSEFRRLWKMMPPDHWTEKGAMAIYMRLFNQNTYHLVLIHSPQSLTKMMDAAYETIAITGRFAEPSRLDAPRYDNDGDYLMAAIQSRTKNPSARTIRNATREDCRRLNLCFYCKKPGHRLSECKKRLARNNASSSNNAVLDQSKKSDEVYNSSKTLYPIINTILNPVVGTTLTTQLTVQGTQLNVLLDSGSPTSFIRKDIVQKLKLPYHEASPFSFKGFTSNEIKHTSLAAQIPVSTTNQVITIWAYIMNHMEHDLLIGNPILDKYPTLKEGPRIESAESAESVKSLKSLKSVKSAKFVKSESLKSVKSAKFVKSESLKSEPLKSEPLTSESLKTAKEAKSEMLECINPEPAEILKPVESIMARQSEIAEEAQEQHLSTISEPNLDNAILNNPGLISDIETATMMVCIKKVSQSEDMTLLTSCPMS, encoded by the exons ATGCTATCAGACTTTGAGAAGAGGTTCCGGAAGTACACAGACCCAAACAAGGTCCTGAACTCCATTAACCAGCTATCAGAAGCTCGTTTGGGGATCGAGAAACTGAACTCCGAATTCAGAAGGTTGTGGAAGATGATGCCCCCGGACCACTGGACTGAAAAAGGGGCTATGGCTATATATATGCGTTTGTTCAACCAAAATACGTACCATCTAGTCCTGATCCACAGTCCTCAGTCCCTAACTAAGATGATGGATGCGGCATATGAGACGATTGCCATCACTGGTCGTTTCGCAGAACCTTCTAGACTAGATGCACCTCGTTATGATAACGATGGTGACTACCTCATGGCAGCTATCCAATCTAGAACCAAAAACCCTAGCGCCCGAACCATTAGAAATGCCACTAGGGAAGACTGCCGACGCTTGAACCTCTGTTTCTACTGCAAGAAACCTGGTCATAGACTGAGTGAATGCAAAAAGAGGTTAGCTAGAAACAATGCGAGTTCTAGCAACAATGCG GTTCTCGATCAATCTAAGAAATCCGACGAGGTTTATAACTCCTCTAAAACGTTATATCCGATCATTAATACTATCCTGAATCCTGTTGTGGGAACAACATTAACCACGCAGCTAACTGTCCAAGGTACACAATTAAATGTCCTATTAGACAGTGGTTCCCCAACATCCTTTATCCGTAAAGATATTGTCCAAAAGCTTAAGCTACCATATCACGAAGCATCACCGTTTAGCTTTAAAGGGTTCACTTCCAATGAAATAAAACACACATCTCTGGCCGCACAAATTCCCGTATCTACAACAAATCAAGTTATTACTATCTGGGCGTACATCATGAACCATATGGAACATGATCTATTAATTGGAAACCCAATATTGGACAAGTATCCAACCCTGAAAGAAGGACCAAGGATAGAATCCGCTGAATCTGCTGAATCCGTTAAATCTCTGAAATCTCTGAAATCCGTTAAATCTGCTAAATTCGTTAAATCTGAATCTCTGAAATCCGTTAAATCTGCTAAATTCGTTAAATCCGAATCTCTGAAATCTGAACCTCTGAAATCTGAACCTCTGACATCTGAATCCCTGAAAACCGCTAAAGAAGCGAAGTCTGAAATGCTGGAATGTATTAATCCTGAACCAGCAGAAATCCTGAAACCGGTTGAGTCTATTATGGCCCGTCAATCTGAAATAGCAGAAGAGGCTCAAGAACAACACCTCAGCACAATATCCGAACCCAACCTCGATAATGCTATACTAAACAACCCTGGCTTGATTAGTGATATAGAAACAGCCACCATGATGGTATGCATCAAGAAAGTATCTCAATCTGAAGACATGACTCTTTTAACAAGTTGCCCAATGTCTTAA